The window TTTAACTAAATCGACTTAATGTGAACGGTTATTAACTCTTTTATACATAACACTATAGCGTATCGCAGGTGTCGATGTTACAGAGGTGTTTGCGTAGGTTTTGATACAATGGTTTAGGAGTACGATAGGCCAAATACTTCTCTAGAATGCTTTATTTTGAGGATTTCAGACCTTCTTGGTGATTTTGGAAGAGGGCTTTTCAGCGAGGAAGCACTCGTGGAATTGAGAGCTCGTGTATTTTGAAACCATCGGATACGCACACAGAGGAAAAGACTTTTTGTGTATCTTAAGATTATAAATTATTGGTTTTTAATACACAATAAAAATCACTCAACGCTTTTTGTGAATTCAAAGCACTCATTTTCATTATCATTAAATCAGAGACCTTCCCATGCATGATTTCATTTCTTGGTTCCAGTATTTTTTTAATAATATTTTCAACCTCAACTAGGTTCAAACTAGTAACAATAATTTTCTTTTCGATAAGTTTATTGATCTTTTTATAGAGAGATAGAAAGTTCCCCTTATTATCTTTGATGAATCCTGTATCGGGAAGATTGTTAATGAATATTAAGTTATTCACCCATGATTCAATTGATATTGCGGCGTTTAATATCGCACTAAAATAGTCATGAATTCGAAATGAATAAATTGAATAATTCTGAAAATAACGCCAGACGTTAAAATCGTCATTTATAATTTTTTCAATTGGAATTTCCTTAAATTCTCCAATTTCATAAAATTTATTCGGACAAAAGAGCAGGTGTTCATCTGATGTAAAATCTGAATTCCCGGTTTTTTTAAACATAAAACAGATATGGCTACAATCATAAATTGAAGGAATAATGAAATGCTTACCTCCTAGACTTTCATTATACTTGAATACAAAAAATTCAAATGCGATTTGCATTATTTCACCAATGAACTGATCTCTATATGAATTAAAAATTTTAGAAATATCAGTCTTCTCATCTTCAAAACTTTCTACCATAAAATGTAGTTTGGATCTTATAATTGAGTAAACTGGTTCATCTTTTATCTCTAACCCGCTACTAACAACGTAAGTAGAATGCCTTAAAGCTATTTTTTGCTTATCTAAATTTTCATTTATTAGTGATACTACTACTTTTCTTTCTCTCCTCTGTAATCCTGGATAAGATATTTTTTCATTTCTATAATAGTAGTGCCTATTAGGTAACCTTAATTCATAAGGAAGCGAGAATGAGAATACGAAAGCATATGGTATCTTATTTTCAAAGCTGAATTTATTCATTTCTGCTGTAAAGATCGGTAAAACCACATTATCCTTCCTTATAATTGAGTATATCTAATCATACTCCTAGGTAATTCTTTAACATGAAAGTGTTATTTCCTTAGTAGATGTAATAAAGATGATTTCGTATTTGGCCCGTGTTATCGCCACATAAAAATCTCTTGCTCTTGGTGGGTTTGTCATATCGATAAGAACACAATCAAACTCCAATCCTTTTGAAAGTACAGTTCGGGAGGATAGCCATCTGAACTCATCATAGTTTTTTCTGAGACCTGGATGCAATCTAATGAATTGAGCACCTTCATAAATTGTAGAATTGTGTTTTTCAGCGAAATTTATTGATCGTAACATTTCTCGATAGAGTTCTCGGCGATAAATACATGATCTTGAATAACATTTCGTCCAACACAGTATGTCTCTAATTGCCTGAAAATCAAATTTTTGACACAACAATTGCAATGGCTCTTTAATCCCTTCATACTTTTTTATTCGAGAAAAATCACAACTATTTTTCTTTAAACGATCGATGTATGACTTTAATTCCTTTTTCACTTGTGTAGCGCACGTAGCTAAAAATTGAATGGCACCTAAGGCTCTTACGAAACCATCTTCACTATCAATTTTTTTTGCATATGTGAAAAGATCTTGTAATTCCTGATTTTCATCATATTGAAATTGCCATGGATGCATCCTGCAAACCTGTAACTGTCCTTCCGGCCATTTAGTGATATATAAAATAGATTTGTAATCTTTGTTAATCTTGTAGTTATTCCCATTAAAACAATCTGGCGTGATTACCCTTACAAAATCATCTACAGGTTCAATTAGTACAGTAACGTTTTCTCTTTTCAATGCAGGCAATAGTTCTTTCCTTCGAGTTTTAAGATACTCACCAAGTCGAGGATTCGTTGTTTTCCATCTCCAAGGTTCAGTTGCAACTTCAATAATTTCGAATTCAAGCTTATCCCAATCAACAATCGATTCATTTTCCCAATCAAAAATTCCTTGCAATGGATCACCTAATATATAAACGGGAAGAAAAGAATTTAAGATTAATACAAGTGAATGCTGGTCAAGTGTGCAGTCTTGAAATTCATCAATGATGATATTTGAGTAAGATGTTTGTAATACCTTCCCGGCCCATTTGTTGATAAAAATCTGTGATGTCGCATCATATAAAATATTAAAATCTACCTGTTCTATTCCTTGAAAATTTGGAATGCCAGCCGTGTTCTTGTATGCCAAACACCATCTGATACAGAAAGCAGCTATTGTTGATATTGTATACTTAGTTCTTGGTATTCTTTTCTTTTCTAACCTTTTACTAAGAGCATCTACACCGGCATTAGTATGAGTCAACAACAGTTGCCTTCCTGAAGATGCTTCTACAATATCTGTGATCATCTCAGTCTTTCCGTGTCCTGCTGGTGCGATGATAGCTCCATTGGGTTTACTTAAAAGTGTATGTAATTCTACGGCTGTCATTGAGCACTTACCCATTCGATTAGAGAATCTAGCGTTTTTCTTAGCTGAGTCTTAGAATTGATTTCATCATATGATTCGAAGAGGACTCTACCCAGCTCCTCTCCATGATCAATTCGTTTAAACCAAGATGTGTCTCTCTTTTGTTTATCTTTATTATTGTTTTTTGCTATGGTCCCTATGCGTTTTCGCTGTTCTTCATCCAACCCTTCCTTGAAAATCAGACTTTCACCAACAATATCACATACAGTGGTAGTTGAATTTAGTTCCTGATGTCTTGCTTTGATATTGCTTTTATCTACAACTAGTGCTATAAGCTTTTCAGCAACTTCCTTACCAACATCAAAAAACACTTGTTCTTCTATTGAAAAACCTTCATTCCAGTCAAAAATTGTAATCCCAGATTTTTGCAAGCCTGGTTTTTCATCGTTATCAACTTTAACATCGGAATCAATTAACAAGCTGACTATGTACCCGCATCTATTTAAAAATTTGGCAAGTTGAATTGCACTACTGCCTCCTGATCCATCCACTGGTGATACACCCTTATATCCAAGATGAAAACCATGTTTGGCATATAGATAATTATCCATCGCACGAACCAAGCCAACCTCAGTTTTTCCCTCACACACAACTATACGCTTTGATAAGAATGCCTCTGGATATCTCCTCATCATTCCTTGAATATTTGATACATCTGCATTCCCGATTACATTCATAGTGGTAATGCCCACGCGAGAATTGACAATTATCAGTTCATCAGCAAAAAGCTCAGAGATCGCACTAGGGCAATGAGTTGTCATCAACACTTGCCCACAAGCTGTATGGCTTCGCTTCAGTTCGCTTATCAA of the Bacteroidia bacterium genome contains:
- a CDS encoding AAA family ATPase — translated: MTAVELHTLLSKPNGAIIAPAGHGKTEMITDIVEASSGRQLLLTHTNAGVDALSKRLEKKRIPRTKYTISTIAAFCIRWCLAYKNTAGIPNFQGIEQVDFNILYDATSQIFINKWAGKVLQTSYSNIIIDEFQDCTLDQHSLVLILNSFLPVYILGDPLQGIFDWENESIVDWDKLEFEIIEVATEPWRWKTTNPRLGEYLKTRRKELLPALKRENVTVLIEPVDDFVRVITPDCFNGNNYKINKDYKSILYITKWPEGQLQVCRMHPWQFQYDENQELQDLFTYAKKIDSEDGFVRALGAIQFLATCATQVKKELKSYIDRLKKNSCDFSRIKKYEGIKEPLQLLCQKFDFQAIRDILCWTKCYSRSCIYRRELYREMLRSINFAEKHNSTIYEGAQFIRLHPGLRKNYDEFRWLSSRTVLSKGLEFDCVLIDMTNPPRARDFYVAITRAKYEIIFITSTKEITLSC